From a single Nicotiana tabacum cultivar K326 chromosome 8, ASM71507v2, whole genome shotgun sequence genomic region:
- the LOC107821119 gene encoding protein CDC73 homolog — translation MDPLTLLREYTIRNELHKIVRIGDDYRFGNDYSFPCTIETAYRSKHVQANRYTLETLINFITNHHLKHTDYIQQSRSLRIPAVTLPDRKPLLDYLTGKTASSDSIEFLKFPQPNETTVPVSVSAASLGNDENFLTDVRVLENRNPIELIRAVEKPLKDRESILMCKNRDFYSVFTAALRRDEERQRAESLQRKYGLVAKNRIERGGFGGGDELGYDGGPKAKMHLKGSKIGEGVPIILVPSAFSTLITIYNVKEFLEDGFFIPTDVKLKQMKGTKPDCITVQKKFSRDRVVTAYEVRDKPSALKAEDWDRVVAVFVLGKEWQFKDWPFKNHVEIFNKIVGFFLRFEDDSVESAKTAKQWNVKIISISKNKRHQDRAAALEVWEKLEEFMRSRSH, via the exons ATGGATCCCCTAACCCTCCTCCGGGAGTACACGATCCGAAACGAGCTCCATAAAATCGTCCGCATCGGCGATGACTACCGTTTCGGCAACGACTACTCTTTCCCCTGCACCATTGAAACCGCTTACCGCTCTAAGCACGTGCAAGCGAATCGCTACACTCTCGAAACCCTAATCAACTTCATCACCAATCACCACCTCAAACACACTGATTACATCCAGCAATCACGCTCCCTTCGTATCCCCGCTGTCACTCTCCCTGATCGTAAACCCCTCCTCGATTATCTCACCGGGAAAACTGCCTCGTCCGACTCCATTGAATTCCTCAAATTCCCTCAGCCCAATGAAACTACGGTTCCtgtttctgtttctgctgctagTCTTGGTAACGATGAGAATTTTTTAACGGATGTTAGGGTTTTGGAAAATCGAAACCCGATTGAGCTGATTAGAGCTGTAGAGAAGCCTTTGAAGGATAgggagtcgattttgatgtgtAAGAACCGGGATTTTTACAGTGTTTTTACGGCAGCGTTGCGTAGAGATGAGGAGCGGCAGCGGGCAGAGTCTTTGCAGAGGAAATACGGTTTGGTAGCGAAGAATCGGATAGAGAGAGGGGGTTTTGGCGGTGGTGATGAATTAGGGTATGATGGTGGGCCGAAGGCGAAAATGCATTTGAAGGGAAGCAAGATAGGGGAGGGTGTGCCGATTATTTTGGTTCCCAGTGCGTTTTCGACTTTGATTACTATTTATAATGTGAAGGAGTTTTTGGAGGATGGGTTCTTTATACCAACTGATGTGAAATTGAAGCAGATGAAGGGGACGAAACCTGATTGTATAACGGTGCAGAAGAAGTTTAGTAGGGATAGGGTAGTTACGGCCTATGAGGTGAGGGATAAGCCTTCTGCATTGAAGGCGGAGGATTGGGATCGTGTGGTGGCTGTTTTCGTGTTGGGGAAAGAATGGCAGTTCAAAGATTGGCCCTTTAAGAATCATGTTGAGATCTTTAACAAGA TTGTAGGATTTTTCTTGCGTTTTGAGGATGATAGCGTGGAGTCAGCGAAGACCGCAAAGCAGTGGAATGTCAAGATTATTTCG ATAAGTAAAAACAAACGCCACCAGGACAGAGCTGCAGCACTTGAGGTGTGGGAGAAACTTGAAGAATTTATGAGGTCTCGCTCACATTGA